One region of Nitrospira sp. genomic DNA includes:
- the mnmE gene encoding tRNA uridine-5-carboxymethylaminomethyl(34) synthesis GTPase MnmE, producing the protein MHGALDDTICAIATPPGEGGIGVVRISGLHACDVASQVVRLRSGKSLHDLRTHVMALADVGSPGATHAVPYSTESRPHAVLDEALVVVMKGPHSYTGEDVVEVQCHGGPVVLDQLCRSLISAGARLAEPGEFTKRAFLNGRLDLAQAEAVLDTIRAKTARSLAIAQSQRRGELSREVEETRSGLIVSLAHIEAALDFSEEDIAFVRQDELLRLLDETVIKLRQLVQSGQEGRIWREGAAVAILGRPNVGKSSLLNALLRSDRAIVTPIPGTTRDLLEEVVSIHGIPVRLFDTAGIRATDDPVEAEGIRRSHLAWEDADLALILLDGSQPLLESDRMLLRRQEAAQALLVVNKCDLPSGISKEDLVRVCPVNAGVLEISAKMQIGLDGLRDAISHRLMPHRLEPRDGVLVTNLRHAAAFERALQGVEQARQSVDAGRAGELVAMDLRIAADALGEITGAITTDEILERIFAEFCIGK; encoded by the coding sequence ATGCATGGCGCGCTGGACGATACCATCTGTGCTATCGCCACCCCTCCAGGCGAAGGGGGCATCGGGGTTGTCCGTATCAGCGGGCTTCACGCCTGTGATGTCGCTTCTCAAGTCGTGCGCCTCCGGTCAGGCAAATCCCTTCACGACCTTCGAACTCATGTCATGGCGCTGGCGGACGTAGGTTCGCCCGGAGCGACACACGCCGTTCCGTACAGTACGGAGTCACGTCCGCATGCGGTGCTCGATGAAGCGCTCGTCGTCGTGATGAAGGGGCCGCATTCGTATACCGGCGAAGATGTCGTCGAGGTGCAGTGCCATGGGGGGCCAGTCGTACTGGATCAGCTGTGCCGGAGTTTGATATCCGCAGGGGCCAGGCTGGCCGAACCGGGAGAGTTTACCAAGCGCGCCTTCCTCAATGGCCGACTGGATCTAGCGCAGGCCGAGGCCGTGCTCGATACGATTCGCGCGAAGACTGCGCGCAGTCTGGCGATTGCCCAATCCCAACGGCGCGGTGAATTGTCCCGTGAGGTGGAGGAGACGCGGTCGGGTTTAATCGTGTCCCTGGCGCATATCGAAGCGGCGCTCGATTTTTCGGAAGAGGATATCGCATTCGTTCGGCAGGACGAACTTCTGCGGCTCCTCGATGAGACCGTGATTAAGCTGCGGCAATTGGTTCAGTCCGGTCAGGAAGGGCGAATCTGGAGAGAAGGCGCCGCAGTGGCGATTCTCGGACGTCCAAACGTCGGCAAGTCGAGTTTGCTGAATGCCCTGTTGCGGAGCGACCGCGCAATCGTCACCCCGATTCCCGGCACGACGCGGGATTTGTTGGAAGAGGTCGTCAGTATCCACGGCATTCCGGTGCGACTCTTCGACACGGCCGGCATCCGCGCCACGGATGACCCCGTCGAGGCCGAAGGCATTCGTCGGAGCCACCTCGCGTGGGAAGACGCGGACCTGGCGCTGATTCTTCTGGACGGCTCGCAACCGTTACTGGAGAGTGATCGGATGTTGCTTCGTCGTCAGGAGGCCGCGCAGGCATTGCTGGTCGTGAATAAGTGTGACTTGCCATCTGGCATCTCGAAAGAAGACCTTGTCCGTGTCTGCCCCGTGAACGCCGGTGTGCTCGAAATCTCTGCGAAAATGCAGATCGGGCTGGATGGATTGCGGGATGCGATCAGCCACCGGCTAATGCCCCATCGGTTGGAGCCTCGGGACGGGGTTCTGGTGACCAATCTCCGGCATGCCGCCGCCTTCGAGCGCGCCCTGCAAGGTGTGGAGCAGGCCAGGCAGTCGGTGGATGCGGGACGTGCGGGCGAATTGGTGGCCATGGATCTTCGCATTGCCGCCGATGCCTTGGGTGAAATTACCGGGGCTATCACGACCGACGAAATTCTGGAGCGCATTTTCGCTGAGTTTTGCATCGGGAAATGA